The nucleotide sequence CAAACAGTGTGGAAGCGTACCTCGCAGGACAGGATCATCCGTATCGGACAATTATTGCGGGCTTGGATGTTCCGGTGGCTGTGGTCCTCAATTCTAAGGGATGGCTCTACGTCGCCAACTTTGGGAACAGTAACAATGTCGTTGAGTTTCCACCCGGCTCGATCACCCCGTCACGACGACGGATCAGCAAGAGCGTTTACGCGCCACAAGGTGTCGCGTATTTTCCAGCGCTGCTGCCATAACGAACCGACTCCTCAGCGGTACGGTTAATCGATTAGCAGAAGAAGCGCCGAGTTTTGGGGAATCGCCTAACATTCGGCGGCGCTGCTGCGTGACGACCTCCGGCGCTTCCCCGTGAGCAGAAATGCGCTGGGTCATTTTACACGAATTAGCTACTACGACAAAACCTTGAAATTCTACCTCACCAGGCTGGGGATTTCACCACTTGTAGCAACAGCTTCGCAGCGCTAATATCTGTACCCGAGCGCAGCGAGACGACGGCTAATGAGCAGGCTAGGATTGGATCGCACGGACGCCGGAACTTAACAATCCTTAAAGGAGTTTACATCATGGCCGATCTCAATGCTTCGGGTCCGAATCCGGGCACTACGTACACGCCGAGCGAAACAAACGGTGTCTACCACGAGGACCGTGAGGTGACGGTCAGCAGTACCGTTGGCTCGCAGATGTTTCGGGCGTACAATGCTACCTTCGACGAAAATCTCGGCGAGTGGAAAATCCCGACGTCGGGCTCCGGTAAGCCAGCCTATGCGACAGTCCAAAACCCCGACGGTTCGATTCACTTCGTAACAAAAGCAGCCAATTCGTCGCCATGGAATACGTGGGACGGAAGCGGTAACAACACCGTTTTTAACGGGATCGACTTTGGCATGGTTGCTAATAGCCCGTCCACTGACAATACTGCCGCACTGCAATTAGCCATCACGGCAGTCATGCACGCCGGCGGCGGTACGATTTTCATCCCAGCGGGGACCTACTATTTCACAAGCTCCACCGGAATCACCATTGCGCCAACTCAGTCACTCCCTGCTGTCGGCCTCATCATCGCCGGGACCTCGGGGCTCACGAAACTCGTCCAAAGCTCCGGCGCCGCCCTCGCGCTCTTCACGGTTAACAGCTGGGTTGACCCGGGCAGCATTGGCGTTGGGCTCCGCTTTCAGGATTTGATCATTTTGTTCACCGGCGCGGCCAGCGGCGCCCAAGCCATCAACGTAGCCAGCAGCCAGATGGTCACGGCCACGCGCGTGTTGTTCGCAGATTGTCCCCAAACGATGTACATGGATGGAAGATCCCTCCAATGCGGGCTGTTCCAATGCATGATCACCTACGATCAGGGGCCGAGCACGCAGACCATGATCTTCATGGGCGGCTCCGAGAATTATGTCGAGTCCTGCGTCATTTCTCAGACGGCCAAAGGTACTATACCTGCTCCTCCCGGCGGCTGCACCGCCATCAACATTCAGCCCGGAGGCGGCGGGATGTACGTGACCAACACCCAGATCTCCGATTTCGATTACGGAATTACCATCACCGGGGGTGGCAACAACCTCGATCATGCATTCATCTCCAACGTCCACTGCGAATGCAATATCACCGCCGTCCTGATCCAACCGATCGACAGCAACGAAAAAGTCTATCAGGTATTCTTTAACAGCTGCGATTTCGCGCTGACGACGTTGGGCACTCAAGCCACCCCTGGCGTGCTGATTAGCTTGGCGAACGGCGGCATGATCGCGGATATCTTCTTTACGAACTGCATGTCCCACAACTGGGCGGGTCCCGGCTTGCAGATCAACGGCGGGCAGAACATCTCCGTCATCGGCGGTCGCTTTGCCGCTAACGCAACCGACCCGTCCATGACAACCAGCGGCGGGATCGCAGTCACTGGCCCCGCCCAGTACGTGACGATCATTGGTGCAGACTGCTATGGCCAAATCCCAAAGTATGGCTCCGAGCCAACGCCAAACCCCGTTCAGCCTTATGGGATCTCCGTCACGGGGGCAGTGGTTGCCATGCGGGTGCGCGGATGCAATCTGAACGGCAACGCATCTGGAGCTCTGTATGCGCCAACGTCAGGGATGGATCTACAGGTAAGCGATTGCGCCGGCTACAACGACCAGCATCCCATCCTCAATGGTAACAACGCCCCTACGTTGGGCAATCCGCTCTCCGCTTCGACCTGTTCCACGCCCTACTATGGGCCGTCGGTAGTCACGTTTTCGGGCTCATCTCCAACCCCACCACTGCTTAGTGTGCTTGTCAGCGGACTATCTACCTTTAGCATGAGTTTTGGCGACTTCTACCTGTCACGCCCAACGGATCAGGTTGGCTTTGGCGCGTCACCAGCGGTATTTGCTTGGATCGGTAAGTGAGCTAGGCATCAGGAGAGTGAAGGGGGACGTGATCTTTGGCGTCCCCCTTCGCTCCGCGCGCAGGCTTTGTGGCCCTGACCTCTTGCCTTCTGTAATTAGACATTGGCTTATGGCGAGGATCGCATAAACTCGTGGCAAAACTCTTGGTATCGTGAACGCGATGGGGAAGTCCACGGCTACCGCCCAAATCCACGCATGCAAGACGGGTCTCACGGAGACGACGACGCTGGTGGACTTCCTCGCGCTGGAGGGACGGGCGGCACAGGTCTACTGGGATCTGCTGGTCGAGACGCCCCTTCCATGGAGACCGAGGGCACTCAAGCGGATACCGGCACACTGGGCGGCGATCAGTCCACGGACCGATGGAAAACGCGAGCGGGTGCGCGATGCGACTGATCCGTGGAACGCAATCCTGAACTACTGCTACACGTTGCTGGAAGTGGAAACGCGGGTCGCTTGCGAGGCGGTGGGGCTCGATCCGGACCTCGGGCTGATCCACGTCGACGATCGGCTGCGCGAGTCGTTCATCTACGATCTGCTCGAGCCGCTACTCGCCAAGGCGATGTATGGGCGCTGGATGAGTCGGCTCGATCCGCACAACCGAGCCAAATCGTACGATCATCGCATTAAGCCGTATGGCTTTGTCCAATCGATTACGCCCGCAGTCATCGGTTCCAACGAACCACTGCCGATCGCTCCATTTGAAAGGGACTTGGCCAAATCAAAACGCCTGCAATTGGTTGACTACCATACCGGCGATCCGATTCGATTGGATTGGAGCGGCAGCAGTATGGCCCACACCGTGCCGGTCATGCGTTTGAGCGAATATGTGCAGGAATATGGGCGGCATCCCGAAGCCAAAGCCGCAGATTGGAAGAGCAATCCAGCAGGACCGGATACGATCGGGCTTTTGCATCGATTACCGCTCCAATCGAAGCGGCTGATCCGAATCGGCAAGGAGGTCGATCGGCTCGGTGGCGACGAGGGTGCTACGCTTGAGCCTGATCGGCCGGTCGAATACGAATGCGACGAACTCGCGGAGAGCATCGACTACCTGGCGCAGTTTCCGCAAGCCGCGACGGTACGGGATCTCGCCCTGACAGAACGCGGCTGGCGCAAGATCATCAAGGGTGTTGTAGAACCGCTCGCGACGACGGCAGAACGCATTCAGGAACTGGCCGAACAGCGCCGCATCGAAGAACCGTAGTGGCGTCGGAGCTTGCCTGCGCGGAGCTGAGCGGCAAAGGCAGAACGTCCTAAACCGCCGATCCGTTTATCGGGAAAAGGAGCAGGGCAAATGAAGGGCTTAAGTCTTGGCCGCTACACACTTAGCAGCTGCGTTGCGGCTGCAATGCTCGCGGGCTGCGGCGGATCGCAGCTGCCGGTCGGCGCGCCGGGCGCGATGCCGCAAGGCGTAGCGCAGCAAGGCCAGAGCACGCAGCGTGACGAGAGCGGGTCGTGGATGGCGCCGGACGCAACATCGCAAGACTTGCTTTACGTCTCCAGCCACAGCTGGGTTTCGGTTTACAGGTATCCTCAGGGGCATTTGCTCGGCAAGTTAAAAGGCTTTGACCTTGCTTCCGGCCAGTGCGTAGATAGCTCAAGCAACGTGTATGTTACGGACTATGTGACGTCGCAAATCGTCGAGTTCCCGCACGGTGGCCGCAAACGCCTCAGGGTCCTTTCCATGCCTGGCGCGAACGGTTGCTCAATAGATCCAACGACGGGGAATCTGGCCGTTTCGTCGTTGGGTAGCACAGGAGTTTGGATTTTCAAGAATGCCAAAGGGGCGCCCACAAAATACCAAAACTCGCAGTTCCTCTACTATTACGATTGTGCGTATGACCCCAAAGGTAACCTCTTTGTCGACGGAATGAGCACGATAGGCACGGGCAGCTTCGTGTTCGCCGAGCTGCTAAAAAATGGTAACCAACTCAAAGTGGTGACTTTGAACCAGTATATTGGCTGGCCCGGAGGGATGCAGTGGGACGGTCAGCACCTCGCGATTGGCGATCAGGTAGCACCGGCTATTTATCAGTTTAGCATAAATGGAAGTAAGGGAACGAAAGTTGGGACGACACCTCTAGGCAGTCATACTTTCGATACCTTGCAGTTTTGGGTCCAGGGGCGGACCGTCATCACATCGACTGCCTGTCATGACGTCGGCTGTGGACGTACAAAGCGCGGTTCGGCCGTGATGTTTTTTAACTATCCCGCGGGGGGCAAAGCTACGAAGATCATCATCAACGGTTTACTGGGAGGTCCTGGCGGCGACTCTGTCAGCCTCGCTCCCAGATAGATCATCCGCGATACGTGCGTAACGAAGGAACGAGGTACGTGAAGAGCTTGGGTCTTAGCCGCTACGCGCTTAGCAGCTGCGTCGCTGCGGCAATGCTGGCAGGGTGCGGCGGAGGACAGCCACCGATCGGGGCGTCGAGCGCGATACGACAAAGTGTGGCGCAGCACAGTCTGGCTGCTCAACGCTCCGCAGGCGCGGCTCAGCTAGGCAGCGACGGCGCGTCGTGGATGCTGCCGGAAGCGAACGGCGAGGATTTGCTCTATGTCTCCAACGGCCCGGCGTCTAGTCATAACTCGGCGTGGGTCACCGTGTACTCGTACCCTCGCGGAAAGTTGGTCGGTATCCTTCGGGGATTTGCCGCCCCAGCGGGCGAGTGCGTCGACAGGGGGGGTAACGTATTTATCACAGATACCGACACTGGTAAAATATTCGAGTACGCGCACGGAGGCAAACATCCAATAGCGACACTACCGGCTCCCGGCCCCGACTCGCTCGGCTGCTCCGTAGACCCCACGACGGGCAACCTTGCCGTGTCTAGCCTCGGCTTCGGTAACAATGGTGCGGTGGGCATTTATAAGGGAGCCAAAGGCAGCCCCAAGCTTTACAAAAACCGCGCGTTCCAGATGTATTACTTTTGCGGCTACGATAACAGCGGCAATCTCTTCGTGGACGGTCAGAACTATGCTTCGAGCGCCTTCGAGTTCGCAGAGCTTGCGCAGGGCGACACGAAGCTCAAGAGCGTTACGCTAAATCAGAGCATTGGGTTCCCGGGCGGCGTGCAGTGGGATGGAAAGTACGTAACGGTAGGCGACCAGAATACCTCCATCGTGTACCAGTTCTCCATTAGCGGGGATGTGGGAACCGAAGCTGGTTCGACGACCCTTGGCGGTAGCGATGTGGGGGCGGTATTACAATACTTCATTGTTGGGAGCCGACTAATCGCCCCAAACGCATGCAGCGGAAAATGCGTTGGCAACGTTCTTTACTTCCCATATCCATCCGGCGGCGATGCGACGAAAACGATTACGAAAGACGTGCACTATCCTCGGGGACTCGTGGTTAGTAAAGCCAACGATTAGCCTCACCACCGCATCGCCTGCGCTGCACGGCACGGCTTTGCGTGCATCGCAGCGCGCGGCGTAGCGGCGCCGATCGCGTAGCGGGCTGAGCGGCTCAGATCGCGTAGCGGCTTGGCCTGCGCGGGGGCTCTGCCACGCTAGGCCGAAACGCTGCTAGGACGCGTGGCGTTCACGGAGCGAGGAGCAAGGTAGATGAAGCGTATAGACTGGCATGATGATCCGCGAGGTGAGGACGCGGCACTTGTCGCAAGGGTTGTGCAGGCAGTTCCTGAGCTATCCGCTGCATACCGCGAGCACCTCGACGACAACTACCAGCAGCTTCTTCCATACATGTTTCTTCCAGACGCGGTGCGAACGCTTCAAGCTCAGATGATGGAAGGCAAACTTAACAAAGATGCGTGCGTCCGTCTTGGTCGCGTCATTGAAGACGCGCTCGCGCAAGGTGGATCAGTTCGTAATCTGGCGTTATTGGGCCTCACGGGTGAGATCGCGGAGGCGTATCTCTCTAGTCGTATGCGTGGCCAGCCTAGCCTCCTAGAGTTTATGCGAGACGCCCTTGGCGGGCATGCGAAAGAGGCGATTCGTCAAGAACTAGACACACCTACAAGCAGGTCGATATTAAAGGCTACCGAGCAACGAACCGGAGACGCAAAAATATCGTCATAGGGTTGATCCGCCGCCCCTCACCGCATCGCGTCGCCGCACAGTGGCGGGTTGCGGCGGAGCGCAGCTTTCCATCTGGTGGAATACGCGTCGATAATGTGATAGCTTCATCACGGACATTCATGGTCCGAAATATGGTTTTGATTTCACTTATCGCACTGATGACAATGCAACCATGTGCCGCGCAGCAACCAAGTCAGCCTGCACAGACGCCAGTTGGCCAACCCCCAAGTGGCCCGATGCTGGACGGTTTTGTGCTGAGTCTAAGAGTCGACTCGACGCCTGCGCGTCTTCACGGGCCCATTTGGGTCGACGCGGAGCTGCGGAATGTTTCTGGGAAGCCGCAGACTGCATGGTTCGGTGCTCGCTACTTCTACGAATTCAAAATAGAAGGCCCCAATGGTGCTGTCGTCCCGAGAAATCGATATACGACATTCGGAGCCGACCCCTACCAGCATGATTATAGTGTGCAGCCAAACGGGGTCATGAGCGGAAGGTTTCGATTAGACCTTCTCTACTCGTTTAGCTCGCCTGGCACGTACTCCGTACAAATCACCAGGGCATGGGCCAAAATCGGTAACGCAGCACCACCGTTACAGTCGAATGTAATAACGATTACGATATTGCCTTGACGCCGCATCGCGCCGCTGCACAGCCCGGCCGCCCCGCGCTTTGCACGGCTTCGCGAATGCGAGGGCGGTTGTTGGCTTTGCAGCTTTGCTCGCATTGCAGCTGCGAGCGCCTCGCACGCGCGGCGGCCTGGCTCGCAGAAGCTTCGCAGTCGGAAGGTGCGGGGTAGAACATCGATAAAATGGGTGCGCAGTGAGACAGCTCTTCACGCTGCTGGCGATCTTCGCGCCCATGGTTTTGTCCCCAGTACTAGCGCACGCCACTTCGCCAGACACACCCGGATCTTACAACTATTACCAGCTGCGCGGCAGTAAAGAGGCCGGGGCGGCCAATTTCAACGCTGCGATAGCCGATTGGGGACGTGCTGCGGCGCTGAGCACCGATCCCCAGAAGAGTTGCCGCGGTGAGTTCCAGCGCGTACAGATTCGCGCTGCGAAAGAGGCGCAAGCGAAGATGGCCACCGAGCACCTAACTAAGACGCAGGCCGCCGCGTGGTTCGAGAAGCGAAACAGCCAACTTTGGATTTCCAACAAGTGCAATGGGCCCTAGGGCCCTCGGTACCGCCCCCGCCGCGCCGCACTTTGCAGGGCTCCTCGCAAGCAAGCGGCACCGGAACTGCCAAGGCTCTTCTGTAGTATCCCTCGGCAAATCTCACCGTAGCTATCAGATACTGAGTTGGCAGTTCCCAGACTCAAGGCAAAACCGACCGAAACCGATCCCCTGAGGTAGACTAAGCCGATCATCCCTGCTCTAGATGCAGGTGAATCAGTTGCCCAGCGGGCGTTGGAGTGTGCTGGTTACTTATCCGCCAATCGGTTCTAACTCCGGCCAGTACCGATCTGCGTCGAGCTCGGCCCTAACAGCCTCTACTGCGGCGGCGTTGTCGAGACCATGTGTAACAATCGCGGCGCCTTTTATCGACCGTGCGCTTGGAGCGTTTGAGTACTGACTCGACGTGATCATTTTGGGAACGCTCTGATGGTGACGCCGTCGAGGATCTGATCCGGCTGACGTGGGATCACGACTCGGCTCGAATCAATCGCTTGATGGGCTTCTTTATAAAGAAAGACGCGCCCAGATTTTGGCGCGGCCGCGGGTCCGGGTCACAATCGGCCGCATCGGATGTCGCGCTTGCACTCTGTGTGTACGACCAAGTGAGGATTGGCTCGGCCATTAGACAAGCTGTCGCTCTCCTTTCATTTAGGAGCAAAGGCTGTGCCGAACGATCTAATCACATTTCGGTAGAGACGATCTTTGCCTCCGGACTTTATGTTATCGATGGATGGATCACGAAGTGGACGCAGGATCGAACGATCGATTGGTTAGGGTGCGGAGGAAGCTTTTGCGCGTGATTGCAGCTCTTCGACAGCGGCTTCCAGCCGACGAATCCGAGAGCGCAACTCAACAACCACATCGTGGAGCAAAAGCGCGCTCTCGGCGGTCTCGAGCTGCGCGCGATCGAAGCGCGCATTCTCAGCCCGGCGACGACGATGACGCTCACTCGGAGGTCCGGCCGTCAAGCGCGTGGTGGGCTCCGGCTCGCCGGCAAGGTACCACGGCGAGATGTTGAGCTCGCGCGCAAGCCGTAGCGCGGCCTCGAGTTTGAGGCTTTTGATGCGGCCGGCGCGCATTTTACGGGCGGCGTCGCTGGTCACTCCCAAGATAGCGCCGAGTTCGGCGTCCGTTAACCCTTTGATCACTTCCCTGAAGCGTCTACTGAAGCTTGAAGCTGCCATCTTTCTCCAACGGTTTCAACCGAGATGCCAATATCTTACTATTGACTTTTGTATCGCCGTATTGTATTCCTGTAATCAGAAGTAGGCACGTGATTCCTCGGCGAGTGGGGGCTTCGCACCTCCCCCTACCGCTTCACCCCTCGCGTCGTCACCACGCCTTCGCCTTCCTTGATGGACTGGGGTTCCTATGGACTTTGACGATGACCGCGATCTTCCAGTAAGCACTGCCGACGGGTACTCTCAGCTCAACGACGCGCAGCTGCGCGCGGCGATCCGCTTCGCCGAGGGCCACCTTCGATCAGTCGAAGAAGATCACGAGACGTTACGCAGTGCGTACCGCGAAGAGATCACCGCGATGCGCAGGCGTCTCGTCGATCGGCTACTCGCTCGAATCCTGGCGCG is from Candidatus Binatia bacterium and encodes:
- a CDS encoding CRISPR-associated endonuclease Cas1; the protein is MGKSTATAQIHACKTGLTETTTLVDFLALEGRAAQVYWDLLVETPLPWRPRALKRIPAHWAAISPRTDGKRERVRDATDPWNAILNYCYTLLEVETRVACEAVGLDPDLGLIHVDDRLRESFIYDLLEPLLAKAMYGRWMSRLDPHNRAKSYDHRIKPYGFVQSITPAVIGSNEPLPIAPFERDLAKSKRLQLVDYHTGDPIRLDWSGSSMAHTVPVMRLSEYVQEYGRHPEAKAADWKSNPAGPDTIGLLHRLPLQSKRLIRIGKEVDRLGGDEGATLEPDRPVEYECDELAESIDYLAQFPQAATVRDLALTERGWRKIIKGVVEPLATTAERIQELAEQRRIEEP